One region of Chryseobacterium sp. C-71 genomic DNA includes:
- a CDS encoding efflux RND transporter permease subunit, whose product MIKNFINRPVLSTVISILIVILGVLGLTALPVTQYPDIAPATVSVRANYTGANAETVMKSVVVPLEEQINGVEGMDYITSTAGNDGSAQIQVFFKQGVDADIAAVNVQNRVARASPLLPSEVTRAGVVTQKQQTSALMYLSFYSENKNIDDVYLQNFLNINVIPNLQRINGVGEANVFGGKNYSMRVWLDPAKLAAYGITPTEVTTAINDQSREAAAGSLGQNSGSSFEYIIKYVGKFSEKEQYDDIIIKSLPDGQNLMLKDVAKVELGGLSYSGVGENGDNPSISMGVFQTPGSNAQEIIENIKKQLKENESSYPEGVKYTFNFDTNEFLDASIEKVIHTLIEAFILVFIVVYIFLQDFRSTLIPAIAVPVSIVGTFFFLNLFGYSLNLLTLFALVLAIGIVVDDAIVVVEAVHAKMENGISNAKKATVEAMDEITGAIISITLVMAAVFIPVTFITGPTGVFYQQFGITLIIAIIISAVNALTLSPVLCSLFLKPHEDHHEDYKNKNFIQKFFYKFNIGFKTATDRYGRGFNFLIKHKWVTLLILVGTCGIIYWANGSMKKGFVPTEDRGIIFTDVQLPPGASMERTYNVLKTLQKDALKIPGIQNVTISTGRGLLSGNGSNNGLAFVKLKPFDDRKGDGLSSEEISKRLFGLAGKVPDAKVVFFQPPSVPGFGNSAGFEMVLLDKSGGDFADLDAKTNEFIGNLMKRPEIEFAQTSFNTKYPQYMMEINVPLAKQKGVSVNDILATMQGYIGGIYGADFTKYGKQFRVMIQALPENRVSAEDLNQYYVKTSSGEMSPISQFVTLTKTYGPQSVGRYNLFTSVKITGANKAGFSSGDAITAVQQVASETLDQNYDVEFTGLTREELSSGSQTLLIFALSLVFVYFILSAQYESYILPLVVVISLPLGVMGAYFGQKIMGLENNIYFQIALIMLVGLLAKNAILIIEFAVQRRHHGETIVESAINAAKARLRPILMTSLAFIFGLLPLVLASGIGAVGNRSIATGASIGLLIGTILGVFVIPVLYVVFQTLQEKIKPIKPKDINLAE is encoded by the coding sequence ATGATAAAAAACTTTATTAACAGACCGGTTTTATCCACTGTAATCTCCATCCTGATCGTAATTCTCGGGGTTTTGGGACTTACAGCGCTTCCGGTTACACAGTATCCAGACATTGCACCGGCTACGGTGAGTGTGAGAGCAAACTATACCGGAGCCAACGCTGAAACCGTAATGAAGAGTGTGGTTGTTCCTTTGGAGGAACAGATCAACGGTGTTGAAGGAATGGACTACATTACTTCTACAGCAGGTAATGATGGTTCGGCTCAGATTCAGGTGTTCTTTAAACAAGGAGTTGATGCAGATATTGCTGCTGTAAACGTACAAAACCGTGTAGCAAGAGCATCCCCGTTACTTCCGAGTGAAGTGACAAGAGCGGGTGTGGTAACTCAGAAACAGCAGACGAGTGCATTGATGTACCTTTCTTTCTATTCTGAGAATAAAAATATTGATGACGTTTATCTTCAGAACTTTCTGAATATCAACGTTATTCCAAATCTTCAAAGAATCAATGGAGTAGGTGAAGCCAACGTATTTGGTGGAAAAAACTACTCGATGAGAGTTTGGCTAGATCCTGCTAAATTGGCAGCGTATGGAATCACACCAACTGAAGTTACAACTGCCATTAATGACCAAAGTAGAGAAGCTGCTGCGGGATCTTTAGGTCAAAACAGTGGAAGTTCTTTTGAATATATCATTAAATATGTCGGAAAATTCAGTGAAAAGGAGCAGTATGATGATATTATCATTAAATCTCTTCCAGACGGACAAAATTTAATGTTGAAAGACGTTGCTAAAGTAGAATTAGGTGGACTTTCTTATTCAGGTGTTGGTGAAAATGGCGATAATCCTTCCATCAGTATGGGGGTTTTCCAGACTCCGGGATCAAATGCGCAGGAGATTATTGAAAATATCAAAAAACAGCTTAAAGAAAATGAAAGTTCATATCCTGAAGGTGTAAAATATACTTTCAACTTTGATACTAATGAATTCTTGGATGCATCTATCGAAAAAGTAATTCATACTTTGATTGAAGCGTTTATCCTGGTATTTATTGTGGTTTACATTTTCTTACAGGACTTCAGATCAACCTTGATTCCGGCGATTGCGGTTCCGGTATCGATTGTGGGAACATTTTTCTTCCTGAATTTATTTGGATATTCATTAAACCTTTTAACGCTTTTCGCATTGGTATTAGCGATCGGTATTGTGGTAGATGATGCGATTGTCGTCGTCGAAGCTGTACACGCTAAGATGGAAAACGGTATTTCGAATGCTAAGAAAGCAACCGTTGAGGCGATGGATGAAATTACAGGAGCGATCATCTCTATTACTTTGGTAATGGCGGCGGTATTTATTCCGGTAACGTTTATTACAGGACCAACCGGTGTATTTTATCAGCAGTTTGGGATCACTTTGATTATTGCGATCATTATTTCAGCTGTAAACGCATTGACATTGAGTCCGGTTTTATGTTCATTATTCTTAAAACCACACGAAGATCATCACGAAGATTATAAAAATAAAAATTTCATTCAGAAGTTCTTTTATAAATTTAATATTGGATTTAAAACTGCAACAGATCGTTACGGAAGAGGATTTAATTTCTTAATTAAACATAAATGGGTGACCTTACTAATTCTCGTGGGCACTTGTGGAATTATCTATTGGGCAAACGGAAGCATGAAAAAAGGTTTCGTACCTACAGAAGACCGAGGAATTATCTTTACAGATGTACAACTTCCGCCGGGAGCATCTATGGAAAGAACTTATAATGTTTTGAAAACTTTACAGAAAGACGCTCTTAAAATTCCTGGAATTCAGAATGTCACTATTTCTACGGGTAGAGGATTATTGTCAGGAAATGGTAGTAATAATGGTCTTGCTTTCGTTAAATTAAAACCATTTGACGATAGAAAAGGTGATGGATTATCATCAGAAGAAATTTCGAAAAGATTATTTGGTCTGGCAGGAAAAGTGCCGGATGCGAAGGTAGTATTCTTCCAACCTCCAAGTGTACCCGGTTTTGGTAACAGTGCTGGTTTTGAGATGGTGCTTTTAGATAAATCAGGAGGCGATTTTGCTGATTTGGATGCTAAAACAAATGAATTTATCGGAAACTTAATGAAGAGACCGGAAATTGAATTTGCCCAGACTTCATTCAACACAAAATATCCGCAATACATGATGGAGATCAATGTTCCTTTAGCTAAGCAAAAAGGAGTTTCTGTGAATGATATTTTGGCTACGATGCAGGGATATATCGGTGGAATTTATGGTGCTGACTTTACCAAATATGGAAAACAGTTCAGAGTAATGATTCAGGCTCTTCCTGAAAACAGAGTAAGTGCAGAAGATCTTAACCAGTATTATGTAAAGACAAGTTCAGGAGAAATGTCACCGATTTCACAGTTTGTGACATTAACTAAAACGTATGGTCCGCAATCAGTAGGGCGTTATAACCTATTTACTTCAGTAAAAATTACGGGAGCCAACAAAGCCGGTTTCAGTTCTGGTGATGCGATTACGGCAGTTCAGCAAGTTGCGAGCGAAACTTTAGATCAGAATTATGATGTTGAATTTACAGGTCTTACACGAGAAGAATTAAGTTCAGGATCTCAGACTTTACTGATCTTTGCTTTAAGTTTGGTGTTTGTATACTTCATTCTTTCTGCTCAGTACGAAAGTTACATTCTGCCCCTAGTTGTGGTAATTTCACTTCCTCTTGGGGTGATGGGAGCTTATTTCGGACAGAAAATAATGGGACTTGAAAACAATATTTACTTCCAGATTGCATTAATCATGTTGGTCGGATTATTGGCGAAAAATGCAATTTTGATTATCGAATTTGCAGTTCAGAGAAGACATCATGGTGAAACGATTGTAGAATCTGCCATCAATGCAGCTAAAGCGAGATTGAGACCGATTTTGATGACATCATTGGCATTTATCTTCGGTTTACTACCGTTGGTTTTAGCAAGCGGAATTGGTGCTGTCGGTAACAGATCAATCGCAACTGGTGCTTCGATAGGACTATTGATAGGTACGATCTTAGGAGTTTTTGTAATTCCTGTATTATACGTGGTTTTCCAGACTTTGCAGGAGAAAATCAAGCCGATCAAACCAAAAGACATCAATCTAGCTGAATAA
- a CDS encoding efflux RND transporter periplasmic adaptor subunit, with product MTNKLILFSVAAFSLTACKKEAPKQDGPKPYPVISAENKNITGYDVFPASIEGRVNNDVRAKISGYITQVLVDEGQYVTKGQPLFRLETNTLNETAAAAKAGVGAAQSNIAAAQAAVNAAQVEVNKLKPLVEKNIISNIQLQTAQANLSQAQAQVQQAIAARQQANANYKGAAANVDYSIIRAPISGVIGKLPLKVGSLVGPTDQTALTTISDTSEVFAYFSMNEKEYFDFLEKSVGASVPEKIKNLPMVELQLANGSIYPEKGRIEAITGSIDPTTGTIQFRVAFKNAQKLLSNGNSGTIRFPKTFDNVLVVPESATYEQQGIVYVYKVEKDTARNTVVEVIERIDNLALIKSGLKKGEVIIAAGTGNIKPGTAVKPKKVSMDSLVQSVKPKF from the coding sequence ATGACAAACAAGCTTATACTATTTTCTGTAGCAGCATTTTCTTTGACTGCCTGCAAAAAAGAAGCTCCGAAACAGGATGGTCCAAAACCATATCCAGTAATTTCGGCGGAAAATAAAAATATAACGGGATATGATGTCTTCCCTGCAAGTATTGAAGGTAGAGTAAACAATGACGTGAGAGCTAAAATTTCGGGGTACATCACTCAGGTTTTGGTAGATGAAGGTCAATATGTTACAAAAGGACAACCTTTATTCCGTCTAGAAACGAATACTTTAAACGAAACTGCAGCAGCAGCGAAAGCAGGAGTAGGTGCCGCACAATCGAATATCGCAGCGGCTCAAGCGGCAGTAAACGCAGCTCAGGTTGAAGTAAATAAGCTGAAACCTTTGGTTGAAAAAAATATTATCAGCAATATTCAGCTTCAGACGGCTCAGGCAAATCTTTCTCAGGCACAAGCTCAGGTTCAGCAGGCAATCGCTGCGAGACAACAAGCCAATGCCAATTACAAAGGAGCAGCTGCTAACGTTGATTACTCAATTATCCGTGCGCCTATTTCTGGGGTGATCGGTAAATTACCATTAAAAGTAGGAAGCTTAGTTGGACCAACAGACCAGACAGCACTAACTACGATTTCAGATACTTCAGAAGTTTTCGCTTATTTTTCAATGAATGAAAAAGAATATTTTGACTTCCTTGAAAAATCTGTCGGAGCAAGTGTTCCTGAAAAAATTAAAAATCTTCCGATGGTTGAACTTCAATTAGCAAACGGAAGTATTTATCCTGAAAAGGGGAGAATTGAAGCGATTACGGGTTCTATTGATCCAACAACGGGAACTATTCAGTTCAGAGTTGCATTCAAAAATGCACAGAAACTTTTAAGCAACGGAAATAGCGGAACGATAAGATTCCCTAAAACATTTGATAACGTTTTGGTGGTTCCGGAAAGTGCAACTTACGAACAGCAAGGCATTGTTTACGTTTATAAAGTTGAAAAAGACACCGCAAGAAATACCGTTGTTGAAGTAATCGAAAGAATAGACAATTTAGCTTTAATAAAATCCGGACTTAAAAAAGGTGAAGTCATTATTGCAGCAGGAACTGGAAACATTAAGCCAGGAACTGCCGTAAAACCTAAAAAAGTTAGCATGGATAGTCTTGTTCAATCAGTAAAACCGAAATTCTAA
- a CDS encoding transcriptional regulator — protein MNKSIEIDEKIFQDAVKFCSTMFNLPPLASKIYSYLIFDFEKVGITFDEFVDVFSASKSSVSTNIKLLLNAQLIIDVNKIDERRRYFYTNSEYKKVRFEKIVQKMQDELNLIEDLRKFRKLKKVDDKDFEDKMEVYKSLLNKNIINIQESLNKL, from the coding sequence ATGAATAAAAGTATAGAAATTGACGAGAAGATCTTTCAGGATGCAGTAAAGTTTTGCAGCACGATGTTCAATCTTCCGCCATTGGCTTCTAAAATCTATTCCTATCTAATTTTCGATTTTGAAAAGGTAGGAATTACTTTTGATGAATTTGTGGATGTTTTTTCAGCAAGCAAAAGTTCGGTTTCCACCAATATCAAATTACTTCTCAATGCTCAATTGATTATTGATGTAAATAAAATAGATGAGCGAAGAAGGTATTTCTACACCAACAGCGAATACAAGAAAGTGAGGTTTGAAAAAATTGTTCAAAAAATGCAGGACGAACTCAACTTGATAGAAGACCTTCGGAAATTCAGAAAATTAAAGAAAGTAGATGATAAAGATTTTGAAGATAAAATGGAAGTCTACAAATCTCTTTTAAATAAAAATATCATAAATATTCAGGAATCTCTTAATAAACTATAA
- a CDS encoding GNAT family N-acetyltransferase, translating to MTQNNTFEFRKAETSDKDIIWEIIQQSIERRRIDGSTQWQNGYPNEQTVESDIAKNFGFVLTVNDEIAVYVALIFNDEPAYSTIDGAWLTNGEFVVIHRVAVSEKFAGQGLAKKLFDQIEDYVKSQNVQSIKVDTNYDNAAMLKILESKGYTYCGEVILAGGVRKAFEKVLI from the coding sequence ATGACTCAAAATAATACCTTCGAATTCAGGAAAGCTGAAACTTCAGACAAAGATATCATCTGGGAAATCATTCAACAATCTATTGAACGAAGAAGAATTGATGGCAGTACCCAATGGCAAAACGGTTATCCCAATGAGCAAACAGTTGAAAGTGATATTGCTAAAAATTTTGGTTTTGTACTTACAGTCAATGATGAAATTGCGGTCTATGTTGCCTTGATTTTCAATGATGAACCAGCCTACAGTACTATAGACGGAGCCTGGCTTACCAATGGTGAATTTGTTGTCATACATAGAGTTGCAGTCTCGGAAAAGTTTGCGGGGCAAGGTCTTGCCAAAAAACTATTCGATCAAATTGAAGATTATGTAAAATCTCAAAATGTTCAAAGCATCAAAGTTGATACGAACTATGATAATGCTGCAATGCTGAAAATTCTTGAGTCAAAAGGCTATACTTATTGTGGTGAAGTAATCCTCGCTGGTGGAGTAAGAAAAGCATTCGAAAAAGTATTGATTTAA
- a CDS encoding DUF2007 domain-containing protein: protein MERNTRVSVFESDKPSEIQLIKSKLEDAQITNAVENNYLTFTTTPTATSLKVMVDLQDEKKAFDVIDAYLQQNQNQ, encoded by the coding sequence ATGGAACGTAACACGAGAGTATCAGTTTTTGAAAGCGATAAACCTTCAGAAATTCAGTTGATCAAGTCTAAATTAGAAGATGCGCAAATTACCAATGCCGTAGAAAATAATTATCTTACTTTCACTACAACTCCTACTGCGACATCGCTGAAGGTAATGGTAGATTTGCAGGATGAGAAGAAAGCATTTGATGTAATTGATGCTTATCTTCAACAAAATCAGAATCAATAA
- the lat gene encoding L-lysine 6-transaminase, translating to MEHTVETKINKVKEIVGKHVLADGFDFVMDIENSHGSWIHDSLTGKNYLDMFSMFGSASIGYNHPYLVEKSEWLGKMAINKPTLADVYSKEYADFLETFERVVMPEELQYAFFIEGGTMGVENAMKACFDWKTRKNFDKGLDIEAGICIHFRQAFHGRSGYTLSLTNTSDPRKYQYFPMFEWPRILNPKLTFPITEENLEETINNERLALLNIGEAILSNPDKVACIIIEPIQAEGGDNHFRDEFFVELRKLCDEHEVLLIFDEVQTGIGITGKMWSFEHFSVRPDIISFGKKTQVCGVLANREKFDEVPNNVFRESSRINSTFGGNFIDMLRFQLVMEVIEKENLVENAKVVGEYLLEGLQNLAQKYPEKISNARGRGLMCAIDLPTQEQRNELREILFEDGLIILSCGDQSIRFRPHLNVTKEEIQIALDKIDSNINKI from the coding sequence ATGGAACATACAGTAGAAACAAAAATAAATAAAGTAAAAGAAATCGTAGGAAAGCACGTTCTGGCAGACGGTTTTGATTTTGTCATGGACATAGAAAACTCTCATGGATCTTGGATTCATGATTCACTTACAGGTAAAAATTATCTGGATATGTTTTCAATGTTTGGCTCGGCTTCGATTGGATATAATCATCCTTATCTGGTTGAAAAATCTGAATGGTTAGGCAAAATGGCCATCAATAAACCCACTTTGGCAGACGTTTATTCTAAAGAATATGCAGACTTTTTGGAGACTTTTGAAAGAGTTGTCATGCCGGAAGAACTTCAATATGCATTTTTCATTGAAGGCGGAACAATGGGCGTTGAAAATGCGATGAAAGCATGTTTCGACTGGAAAACAAGAAAGAATTTTGATAAAGGTCTTGATATTGAAGCAGGAATCTGCATTCACTTCAGACAGGCATTTCATGGAAGAAGCGGTTACACTTTGAGTTTAACGAATACTTCAGACCCAAGAAAATATCAGTATTTCCCGATGTTTGAATGGCCAAGAATTTTGAACCCGAAACTGACTTTCCCGATTACAGAAGAAAATCTTGAAGAAACCATCAATAATGAAAGATTAGCATTATTAAATATTGGTGAAGCAATTTTATCAAATCCTGACAAAGTTGCGTGTATTATCATCGAACCTATCCAGGCTGAAGGTGGCGACAATCATTTTAGAGATGAGTTTTTTGTTGAATTAAGAAAACTGTGTGACGAGCACGAAGTTTTATTAATCTTTGACGAAGTGCAAACAGGAATCGGAATCACCGGAAAAATGTGGTCTTTTGAACATTTCAGTGTAAGACCGGATATTATTTCTTTTGGTAAAAAAACGCAGGTTTGCGGTGTTTTGGCAAACAGAGAAAAGTTTGACGAAGTTCCAAACAATGTTTTTAGAGAAAGCTCAAGAATCAATTCAACTTTTGGTGGTAACTTTATTGATATGCTGCGTTTCCAATTAGTAATGGAAGTAATTGAAAAAGAAAATCTGGTTGAAAATGCAAAAGTTGTGGGCGAATATTTATTAGAAGGCTTACAAAATTTAGCTCAAAAATATCCTGAGAAAATTTCTAACGCTAGAGGAAGAGGGTTGATGTGTGCAATTGATTTGCCAACACAGGAACAAAGAAATGAATTGAGAGAAATCTTGTTTGAAGACGGATTAATCATACTTTCTTGTGGTGATCAATCTATCCGTTTCAGACCTCATTTGAACGTTACAAAAGAAGAAATTCAGATTGCTTTAGACAAAATTGATAGCAATATTAATAAAATTTAA
- a CDS encoding aldehyde dehydrogenase family protein, which produces MSKKIKDFGIEKSLKNLGIKDENKGTSMGGKFFASGKTIESYSPSDGRLIGKIKTSAEKDYDKVIETAQQAFKEFRMIPAPKRGEFVRQLGQKLREYKDDLGKLVSYEMGKSLQEGLGEVQEMIDICDFAVGLSRQLHGYTMHSERPGHRMYEQYHPLGIVGVITAFNFPVAVWAWNTALAWICGNVTIWKPSEKTPFCAIACQNIMMEVLKENNLPEGISSVLVSDHEIGQKLVDDKRVSLISFTGSTKVGRMVSSKVAERFGKSILELGGNNAIIISKDADLDMSIIGAVFGAVGTAGQRCTSTRRLIIHEDVYDEVKNRLVKAYGQLKIGNPLDENMHVGPLIDVHAVNQYELAIENCIQEGGKFVVEGGVLKGKDYESGCYVKPCIAEVENSFEIVQHETFAPILYLIKYKTLEQAIAIQNDVPQGLSSAIMTQNLREAELFLSQAGSDCGIANVNIGTSGAEIGGAFGGEKETGGGRESGSDVWKYYMRRQTNTINYTANLPLAQGIKFDL; this is translated from the coding sequence ATGTCAAAAAAAATCAAAGATTTCGGAATTGAAAAATCTTTAAAAAATCTCGGAATAAAAGATGAAAATAAAGGAACTTCCATGGGAGGTAAATTTTTTGCTTCCGGGAAAACAATCGAAAGTTATTCACCGTCAGACGGAAGATTAATCGGAAAAATAAAAACTTCAGCAGAGAAAGATTATGACAAGGTAATTGAAACTGCACAACAAGCTTTCAAAGAATTCAGAATGATCCCAGCTCCTAAAAGAGGAGAGTTTGTAAGACAATTGGGTCAGAAATTAAGAGAATATAAAGACGATTTGGGGAAACTCGTTTCTTACGAAATGGGAAAATCTTTGCAGGAAGGTCTTGGTGAAGTTCAGGAAATGATCGACATCTGCGATTTTGCGGTAGGTCTTTCAAGACAGCTTCACGGGTACACCATGCATTCCGAAAGACCGGGTCACAGAATGTACGAACAATATCATCCGCTTGGGATTGTGGGAGTAATTACCGCTTTCAACTTTCCTGTTGCCGTTTGGGCTTGGAATACTGCTTTAGCATGGATTTGCGGGAACGTTACGATCTGGAAACCATCAGAAAAAACTCCTTTCTGTGCAATTGCTTGTCAGAATATCATGATGGAAGTTTTAAAAGAAAACAATCTTCCGGAAGGTATTTCGAGTGTTTTGGTTTCAGATCACGAGATCGGGCAAAAATTAGTTGATGACAAACGAGTATCATTAATTTCATTCACGGGTTCAACCAAAGTAGGAAGAATGGTTTCATCTAAAGTGGCTGAAAGATTCGGAAAATCAATCTTAGAATTGGGTGGAAACAACGCCATCATCATTTCTAAAGATGCAGATCTGGATATGTCAATCATCGGAGCTGTTTTTGGAGCTGTTGGAACTGCAGGACAAAGATGTACATCAACAAGAAGATTGATTATTCATGAAGATGTTTATGATGAAGTGAAAAACCGTTTGGTAAAAGCTTACGGACAATTAAAAATTGGAAATCCTTTAGATGAAAACATGCACGTTGGACCGCTTATCGACGTTCACGCAGTGAATCAATACGAACTAGCCATTGAAAACTGTATTCAGGAAGGCGGAAAATTTGTTGTGGAAGGTGGAGTTTTGAAAGGAAAAGATTACGAATCAGGATGCTACGTAAAACCATGTATCGCTGAAGTTGAAAATTCTTTTGAAATTGTACAGCACGAAACTTTTGCACCGATTTTATATTTAATTAAATACAAAACTTTAGAACAGGCAATCGCAATTCAGAACGATGTTCCTCAGGGTTTATCTTCGGCAATAATGACTCAGAATTTAAGAGAGGCTGAATTATTCCTTTCTCAGGCCGGTTCAGACTGTGGAATTGCCAACGTAAATATCGGAACTTCAGGTGCTGAAATCGGTGGAGCTTTTGGTGGTGAAAAAGAAACAGGAGGCGGTAGAGAATCTGGTTCTGATGTCTGGAAATATTACATGAGAAGACAAACCAACACGATTAATTACACAGCAAATCTTCCACTGGCACAGGGAATCAAATTTGATTTATAA
- a CDS encoding Arc family DNA binding domain-containing protein: MKSQNPKNSSETLAKGKKSFVIRIDESTYKLLEKWANDEFRSVNGQIEYLLNQSLVNSGRKKKE; the protein is encoded by the coding sequence ATGAAATCTCAGAACCCAAAAAACTCGTCAGAAACCCTGGCAAAAGGCAAAAAATCTTTTGTCATCAGGATTGATGAGTCTACTTATAAGTTACTTGAAAAATGGGCAAATGATGAGTTCAGAAGTGTAAACGGACAAATAGAATATTTGCTCAATCAAAGTTTAGTCAATTCCGGGAGGAAGAAAAAAGAATAG
- a CDS encoding SPFH domain-containing protein — MEKVLKPMSGYLALVICLVLLGASGYLFIIGVDENITFVILAIACFLLSCFFMKGLMIIQPNHSRVLNFFGKYVGSVKDNGLFFINPLYSSQKMSLRSENLQGQTLKVNDKMGNPIEIAVVMVWKVGDTYKAAFDVERYSDFVKMQSEAAVRHLAMSFPYDNLEDDHAPITLREGGEKINSILEQELTDRLSKAGIIIQEARISHLAYASEIAGAMLQRQQATAIVAARTKIVEGAVGMVDLALKKLSEENIVELDDERKAAMVSNLMVVLCGEKAAQPILNAGTLYN; from the coding sequence ATGGAAAAAGTTTTAAAACCTATGTCTGGCTATCTTGCCCTCGTTATTTGCTTAGTATTACTAGGAGCTTCAGGCTACCTTTTTATTATCGGAGTTGACGAAAATATCACATTTGTTATTTTGGCAATTGCATGTTTTCTGTTGAGCTGTTTCTTTATGAAAGGCTTGATGATTATTCAGCCAAACCATTCAAGAGTTTTGAATTTCTTTGGGAAATATGTTGGTTCGGTAAAAGACAACGGATTATTTTTTATCAACCCTTTGTATTCATCACAAAAAATGTCTCTTCGTTCTGAAAACCTTCAGGGACAAACATTAAAAGTCAACGACAAGATGGGGAACCCAATCGAAATCGCTGTTGTAATGGTTTGGAAAGTAGGAGATACTTACAAAGCAGCTTTTGATGTTGAAAGATATTCAGATTTTGTAAAAATGCAGAGCGAGGCAGCAGTTCGTCATTTGGCAATGAGTTTTCCTTATGATAATCTGGAAGACGATCATGCTCCGATCACATTAAGAGAAGGTGGTGAAAAGATCAATTCAATTCTTGAACAGGAATTGACAGACCGACTTTCAAAAGCAGGAATTATCATTCAGGAAGCCAGAATTTCTCATTTGGCATATGCATCGGAGATTGCAGGAGCAATGCTTCAGAGACAACAAGCGACAGCAATTGTGGCAGCAAGAACAAAAATCGTAGAAGGTGCAGTTGGAATGGTAGATTTAGCATTAAAGAAACTTTCAGAAGAAAATATTGTTGAATTGGATGACGAAAGAAAAGCAGCAATGGTAAGCAATCTGATGGTCGTTCTTTGTGGTGAAAAAGCAGCACAACCGATTTTAAATGCAGGAACATTGTACAATTAA